A window of Candidatus Saccharibacteria bacterium oral taxon 488 genomic DNA:
CCGTAAGTTTTGTCAACTGCGCTTCGCTACCGCAGGTCGGATACCTACGGTGGCTTGAGGCGCGGAACGGCCGCACCTCAACAAGTGGAAAGGGGTACCTCGTGCTTGAGGTTTTGCTTGTTATCATTGTCGTCTTCACCGCCGCAGGGGCAAGTCTGGCGATTGCCGCGTCGGGAGATACCTTTGTCAGACTCTCAGGAATGGCTATGGCGACACTAGGTATCACGGCGTTTTGTAGAATAGGCACGCTACTAGAAAGAGGAAGGGCTACCCCGCCGTGGCTAGAACCCTTTTTCAGACCATTCGCTGATGTGCCAGACTATTTCACCGTGGCCGGCCTCACAGCTGCAGGGACTATGGCCGTCGCGGCCATAGTTGCACTGGTGGATGACTACATCCACCTCCCCCGACGCAAGAAAGGAGGAAGACTCTAAAACTGAGGTGCGGGGGCGGGATTGACACGATTTTTCGTATCTCCCGCCCCACTCACATCACTGAACTTATGCTATAGAACTTATGACATCGCTGGCTGCTGGAGGTAGTGGCCGACGTCCGCTACTAGCTCGACCAGGCGATTAGAGTACCCCCACTCGTTATCATACCAGACCATGATTTTCACCATATTGCCACCAACGACCTTGGTCAGTGACAGGTCAACGATGCCGGAATGTGAATTACCGATAAAGTCGCGGCTGACCAGCGGCTCTTCACTGACGCCCAAGATCCCTTGATAGAAACTATCAGCGGCGGCTTTCTTGAACGCCTCATTCACCTGCTCGACCGTCACGTCGCGCCGTAGCAGTGCCGTCACGTCACTGAGCGACACCACCGGCGTCGGTACGCGGACACTGAGGCCGTCGAACTTGCCGGTTAGCTGCGGCAGGGTTTTCGTCACGGCGATGGCCGCACCGGTGGTTGTCGGCACGATGTTCTCGGCCGCGTTGCGACCCTCGCGCAGATCCTTGGCCGGCGCGTCCTGCAGGCGCTGGCTGGCAGTGTAGCTATGCACCGTCGTCAGCATTGATTTTTCCACGCCAAACTCCGCATCCAGAATTGCCATCACCGCGCCCAAACTATTGGTCGTACAGCTGGCGTTAGAAATGATTGGTGTTGCGCCCTTGATCTTGCTATCATTCGTACCGAGGACAATGGTATCAACGCCGTCAGATTTAGTCGGCCCGCTGATAACCACGCGCTTAGCGCCGGCAGTCAAGTGCTTGCCCGCACCGTCTTTATCAGTAAAAAACCCGGTCGATTCAATTACTACATCAACATCCATCTCACCCCACGGCAAGTTTGTTGGATCCTTTTCCGCCAGCACTTTGACAGGTTTCCCGTCAACAATGAGTTCATCCTCTGTAACATCAACCCGGCGACCATATTCCCCGTAATTACTATCGTGTTTGAGCAGGTACGCCAGCGTCTTGGTATCTGTCAAGTCATTGATCGCTACGATCTCCACGTCGCTGCGCTCACGTGCGATCTTAAAGGCGCTGCGCCCAATCCGTCCAAAACCATTAATTGCTATTTTCGTTATCGCCATACAAGTATCCCTCCCGAGTAGCATTAGCTTTTTCCTAATTATACTACAAAGTTGTATAATGAAACCATGACGCGCGAGGAATTACTACATCTGGCGGCACCGCAGTACGATGAAGTGCCAGTACTGGTGTTAGATAGCGCCATTGACTACGCTACCAAAAAACACGCCGGCCAAAAACGCAAGAGCGGCGAACCCTACATCACACACCCGCTGGCAGTGGCTGGGATTTTAGTGGAATGGGGTATGGATATCGACACGGTGATCGCTGGCGTGCTGCATGATACGGTCGAGGATACCGATGCGACACTGGATGAATTAGAAAGTTTGTTTGGCCGCGACATTGCCTTTCTGGTTGACGGCGTAACCAAGGTTTCGCAGGCGCGTGCTGGTATGCGCAGCCTTGATAGCTATTTGCCGCACACCAAGGACAACCTCGCCAAACTGATGATCGCGGTTGGCGAGGACATCAGGGTGATTATTATCAAGCTGGCGGATCGGCTGCATAATATGCGCACGCTTCAATATATGCCGCGCGACAAGCAGAAGAAAATTGCTCGCGAGACGATCGAGGTATTTGCGCCGTTGGCAGATCGGCTGAATATGGGGCGCGTCCGCGTACAATTAGAAGAGCTCAGTTTCCGATTCTTGATGCCCAAGGATTTCCAGCGCACCAAGAGCCTGATGGATAGCCGCCTAAAGAAAAGCCAGCGTAAACTCGCCAAGGTCCGCCGCGACGTTACGGCGCGCCTCCAGAGCGAGGGTCTGCAGTTCGAGATGGATGGCCGGGTCAAAAGCGTGTATAGCTTGTTTAAGAAGCTCGACCGTGTTGGCGATATTGATAAGATTTACGACCTCATCGCCCTACGCATCATCGTTGATGATTTAGCGACTGGCTATCTGGTATTGGGCGTACTGCATGAGATGTACCAGCCGCTGTACGAGCGCATCAAAGATTACGTTGCCAATCCCAAACCGAACGGCTACCAGAGCTTACACACGACAGTCCAGACGCCGACCGGGCAGATCGTCGAGTTCCAGATCCGCACCCGAGATATGCACGAGTATGCCGAGCGTGGTTTGGCGGCCAGCTTTCATTACAACGAGCAAAAGATGTCTGACGCCTACCGGCAGGGGCGAATCGCTGCGCTACCGACGGATTTGGCGTGGATTCGCGACCTGCAGGAGACGGCAGCTCGGGCCCGCGAAGGCAAGGCCTTTGATTCAGAAAAATTCCGCAT
This region includes:
- a CDS encoding RelA/SpoT family protein, whose product is MTREELLHLAAPQYDEVPVLVLDSAIDYATKKHAGQKRKSGEPYITHPLAVAGILVEWGMDIDTVIAGVLHDTVEDTDATLDELESLFGRDIAFLVDGVTKVSQARAGMRSLDSYLPHTKDNLAKLMIAVGEDIRVIIIKLADRLHNMRTLQYMPRDKQKKIARETIEVFAPLADRLNMGRVRVQLEELSFRFLMPKDFQRTKSLMDSRLKKSQRKLAKVRRDVTARLQSEGLQFEMDGRVKSVYSLFKKLDRVGDIDKIYDLIALRIIVDDLATGYLVLGVLHEMYQPLYERIKDYVANPKPNGYQSLHTTVQTPTGQIVEFQIRTRDMHEYAERGLAASFHYNEQKMSDAYRQGRIAALPTDLAWIRDLQETAARAREGKAFDSEKFRMKLFKDRIFVYSPKGDIYDLPRGAFPLDYAYRIHSDIAAHASGFKVNGVMKPFTYELQHGDVVEVLTSKSAKPKPAWRDMVITPHAKTKLRMQLSKSGGVLAHLTGLTDGVSSLFRR
- the gap gene encoding type I glyceraldehyde-3-phosphate dehydrogenase translates to MAITKIAINGFGRIGRSAFKIARERSDVEIVAINDLTDTKTLAYLLKHDSNYGEYGRRVDVTEDELIVDGKPVKVLAEKDPTNLPWGEMDVDVVIESTGFFTDKDGAGKHLTAGAKRVVISGPTKSDGVDTIVLGTNDSKIKGATPIISNASCTTNSLGAVMAILDAEFGVEKSMLTTVHSYTASQRLQDAPAKDLREGRNAAENIVPTTTGAAIAVTKTLPQLTGKFDGLSVRVPTPVVSLSDVTALLRRDVTVEQVNEAFKKAAADSFYQGILGVSEEPLVSRDFIGNSHSGIVDLSLTKVVGGNMVKIMVWYDNEWGYSNRLVELVADVGHYLQQPAMS